From Canis lupus dingo isolate Sandy chromosome 37, ASM325472v2, whole genome shotgun sequence:
TCTCTGTGTGACAACAGCTGTGACCTCCTACTTCCAATCCTGTTTCAGTTTAAACTCTTTTGAGTTCAGGATCTGTCATGTGCAATGAAAGGAGTCTACTATACCTTCCTGGAATCACATAAACAACTCCCATGAGTAGGAAGAGATGTCACTGTTAAGTTCAGTTCCCACCTACATGGAAACCCTCTTATTATTATTCACTGTATGTCAGCACCTCATTGAATACTATGCAAGGCTCCCATTACATTGCCTGATACTTCTGgctcttttaaaatctctttcatgTTGAACTGATAACAGCCTTTCCCCAAATTACACacattggtattaattctttactGGGCTCACAGGGCAAATAGTGAGCCTTTTTACGTggtaacattttgtttattttttatttttcaaagattttatttattattcatgagacacacacacacagaggcagagatacaggcagagggagaagcaggatccgtgtggggagccctatgtgagactcgatcctaggaccccggatcacgacctgagccaaaggtagatgctcaactgctgagccacccaggcattcctgctgctgcttcttaaATGTAAAATTGTGTTCTGTGAATCCTTGAATATGGATTTAACATGGAGGGtggctggggggagggcaggggagataGAACAATTCTGAGTAAAGCctttaagattaaataaatattaaagacgAAGAGTTGTGAAGAATAAAATTCAAGATAGGTggaacaaaatttgaaaatgggTAAATAACAAAATTACAACATAGGTGGGAAGAGTGAGCTGTGGGACATGGAAACCACGAAGCAGTATCAGACATGGGCAGCAGAGTGGTGGTTTGGGAGAGTGTGATGGTGAGCCTTGGCTTAGAACAGGCCTGTTTGATTTCCTGGAAAGATGATGAGGAAAGACAGGGTTTATCTTATTTTCCAGGCCAGCACCCTGAGAGAGTGAGGCAGGCGGCCACAAAGTCAGAGTGGGAGAGGCTAGGTTTCAAAGCTGGAGTCTGGTAGATCCTCAAAGGGACCTGGATCTGGGCTGGTTTGCAGCAATCCCCTGCCATGTGGAACTTAGAATGAAGGTTTTCTGGAATGCTTAATGGAGCCCCAAGTATATGAGAATGTGAACTATATTGTGAGCTCTATCAATAGTTCCCAACTCCCACCTTTGAAACCAACGTAAACTGGGCTCAGGCAGAGAGACAAATGTCTCTTGGAGGACTCTGCTCAATGCAGCCCGAAGATGCTTAGCTTGGGGAGCgcctgggtgcttcagtcagttaggcatccgccttcggctcaggccatgttttttttttttatatatatataaatttattttttattggtgttcaatttgccaacatatagaataacacccagtgctcatcccatcaagtgcccccctcagtgcccatcacccagtcacccccaccccccgcccacctccccttccatcccccctacttcatttcccagagttaggaatctctcatgttgtgtctccctttctgataattcccactcattttttctcctttcccctttattccctgtcactattttttatattccccaaatgaatgagaacatacactgtccttctccgattgacttacttcactcagcataataccctccagttccatccacgtcgaagcagatggtgggtatttgtcgtttctaatggctgaggaatattccattgtatacagagaccacagcttctttatccatcatcttccgatggacaccgagggtccttccacagtttggctattgtggacattgctgctagaaacatcggggtgcaggtgtcccggtgtttaattgcatctgtatctttggggtaaatcctcagcagtgcaaggacaggtctatttttaactctttgaggaacctccgcagttttccagagtaggcCATGGTTTAATAAGAATTTTGGCTAATAATGTTTGCCCTGCGTACACTGCCTAGCAGAGTATATTTAAAAGGTGCAAAATAATCTCTTAATCTATGTGATTTTggaaaaagcttttatttttttaaagattttgttttatttactcatgagagatacagagtgagaggcagaggcagagggagaagcaggctccatgcagggagcccgacatgggactcgatccagggtctccaggatcacgccgtgggctgcaggTAGCActaactgctgcaccaccagggctgcccctgaaaaaAGCTTTTAAACCACGCTTGTCTTTTTTCTGGTGAGCACTGGGTGGAGCTCTTATCTAAATTAAGTAAAAGCATTGTCTAAGCGAAGGAGAACGAAGCTGCTTGAGAGTTTGgattttttagttatttagtCTGTGTGGTGCAAAAGATTTCCAATTTTTTGCTAAAAACAAGTAActagggcaacccgggtggctcagaggtttagcgccgccttcggtccagggcgtgatcctggggacctgggatagagttccaagTTGAACTccctcctcttcctgtgtctctgcctctctctgtcttatgaataaataaataaaatcttaaaaacaaaaaacaaaacaaaacaaaaaacaacaaataaatagaggggcacctggctggatcagttggtagagcatgtgacttttgatttcagggtcatgaattcaagccctacattaggtataaagcttaataaaaaaaaaattaaaaatgggtcttccttaaaaaaaagataaaaaaattttaaaacggaagaaaagagaattacaggaaCCATACATCAGTAAGAAAGATGTGAGAACAATGGTACAGAGAGAGGATTTGTGAATGGAAAGATCTCTTGTTAATAATAAATTCGGCTGACAATTTTGGCATAGCTAGGTCTAAAGATTTCTTCATATCCAAAAAGCTGTTCCTGAGATAAACATCTCCTTGATCCTCAGGGTGACTGCAGCttaatcaacaacaacaaaaaaatcaaggagaGTCGTTCCTGACCTCACTGGGTCTGTCTGTGGCTTTCCCTGCAGGGCCTGCCTGTCTAATagtgctcccctcccctcaccccttccctgctgagcctggTCCTACCTACCACCAGGGCAGGGCTGTCCCTAGGAAGGACTCCTGCACTCAGGTAGCTGCCCTGCCTGTGCCTGGCGGTTAGTTTGATTTGAGGAGaagctctggggcacctgggtggcccagtgattgagcgtctgcctttggctcagggtatgatcctggggtcctgggattgagttccgcatcagggtccccacagggagcctgcttctccctctgcctatgtctctgtttctctcatgaataaataaataaaattgttaaaaaaataaaatgaagagaatttcaGAGCCCCATCTTGACCCTAGATTCAAACCCTGTTTTCCAATCCAACttcaacattattaaaatattaggtATATTTggatatctagaatatataagtCAAATAGCATACGTacattgataaattttaaatcagaagagaaaaattatttgaaaattatgtaCTTAATTCAGAATCTTTAGTGTGGCCCAGgcattagaatttttaaaagctctgtggATGATTCTAATATATAGCCAGACATGGGAAGCAGTGATCTATATTGTACTGGATTTAGGGGATACCGGCACTCCTTAGCCTGCGGCTTCTCAAATTGGTATGCACGTGAGAATCATCTAggggtcttgttaaaatgcagattctgattcagcatgTCTGGGGTGAGGTCTAGgattctatatttttaacaaactccCAGGGCATCCCCATGCTGCTGGTTTGCAGACGACACTTTGGGAAGAAAGGCGTTCACtcagtgttttccaaatgttCAGGATCATAATCCTTGTCAGGGGGGCTTGTTAATCCGTACAGATGCACAAGAAACTCCCTGGAGATGTCTGATTCACCAGGTGTGAGCATCGTGTGTTGAAAGTACCTGGGTGATTCTCCTGGGCTGCGTGCTGGAGACAGACTGGCCTCACTTAATTTGGGTAGTTGATTGTGTACCAGGCCTTTGTGACTGTCACAGAAGTTTCAAAGTCCTTAATCCCTTAATAATTCTAAATATCACTGTATAAGCATCATGGTATTACTTAGTAGTCATTACagttttctagattttctttttcttttctttttttttttttagattttcttttttcttaaaagcttatttatttatttatttatttaatctctacgccagcatgggactcgaactcacagccttgagatcaagagtcagaatgCTCTtcctactgagtcagccaggcgcccctcaaattTTCTTGATGAACTAGTAGATAGTGCTCCCTAGTGTAATGGTCAGAAAATCAAAAGTGATGTGAAACAACAATTAGATTCCACTTTTCTAATTACGTTGGCATTGTTCCTGCTGACTTCCTTGTTTCCAGATTACTTGCTTTTAAGAGTTAGCTAAAAAGCCATTactgtctatttaaaaaaatgaaattcttaaacattttttcttttatttttcattattattattatttaagtaggctccatgtccagcgtggagcccagcacaggacttgaactcacgaccctgagatcatgaccagagctgaaatggggagtcagacacttaactgactgagttacctggactccccattaaaaaaaacaaaaaacaaaaaaccataaaaccctcttttattttttaaaattaaattaaattgttttattattttttttttaagatttatttattcatgagagacagagagagagagagagaaagagagagagagagaggcagagggagaagcaggctccatgcagggagcccaatgggggacttgatcccagatcctgggatcatgccctgagcagaaggcaggtgctcaactgctgagccatccaggcgtcccaaattaagttattttaaatgaaacagaaaacttttAATGTGTGAGTCACCGAACTTTGGCATTGTTTGTTAGCCCTCTTtcccatacatttattttatttcatatttttaaaaagatttacttgttttagagaaagagagtatgtgcAGGTGGGAGGCgcaaaaagagaaggagagagtcttaagcaagctccacactcagcgcagagccccatgtgaggctggatcttatgaccctgagatcagatcCTGAGCAGAAACCATGAGTTGGTTGCTTAATTGGCTgtgccacacaggcgcccctcaTATGTTCATTTTAAAGCTGGGGTGCCCAAGGCTCCACGTACACACACTCCCGTGAGGATCCTGTCCCAACTTATGACTTTCAATACCATGTTTTTTGACTTGCAAACATCGATCTCTGGCCCATGCCTGTCTCCTGAACTCCAGGCTAGTTGCCCGGTTAACCACTAACCAGTTGTCGGTTAACAACACCACCTGGATGTTCCTAGACTTCTCGAACTCCTCTTGTCCAAAATGGGACACCTGGTTTTCCTCCCCAAAAGTGCTCCCCCTGCAATTCTCCCTGTCTGGGTTGAAGACAACTCCATCCTCTTAGTGGCGCAGACCAACCCTCTCTGTCACACCCACGTTGAATCCAATGGGACTTTCTGTGTTGagaatgttttcaaaatgtgtCCACTTCCCACCTCTGTAAATGCCACCCGCCGGGAGCGTGGCCTCTTTTTTTCTGGAGGCTACAGCAGCCTGGTAGCCAGCtggtctctgtttccttcctcacctcttgctctttgtattttaaagtttctttaaacACCTTTAGCAGTTTGTAGTAACAGAAACAACCATATCACAAACTATTCTATGTTCCGATTTTGGTTTTAGAGaacaaaattagtttttaaaagaaagctggaagtGTCTAGGCAAAGTTACTAGGAGGTTACGGGTGTGTGTGTCGGCCTAGCTGCAGCCTCTTGGAGAATGGTGATCACCCTGCTTGTGGAGAAAGCGTTTACCTTTGCACCAACACTTCTCCTTTACTGGTTTCCGCTTTTGTGCACTTGAAATGGTTTTGCTTGCTCTGTTGTtctcttggactttttttttttttaagattttatttattcatgagagacacagagagagaaagagagagagaggcagagacacggggggggggggggggggagcaggctccatgcagggagcctgacctgggactcgatctggggtccccaggatcaggccctgggctgaaggcagcgctaaaccgctgagccaccagggctgcccctctcttggactttgtttaaaaaattctttttgttttggagcTCAGGTTCTAGATGCCGGTTGGGAGCCTTCCGACATCCTTTCTGTCTCAGCCAAGGTCTGATCAATAAGGCCCCCTCCTGGGGCGCCGGGGTAGCTCAGTGGGCTAGGCGgccggctcaggtcctgatctcagggctgcGGGGATCGAGGCCGCCCTTCgttgttgggctccatgctctgcggggagtctgctagTTAccacccccttcctctgcccctcctcacctcgcttgcacacactctctctaaaatagatgaGTGGATCTTAAAAAACAACCATAACAACCAatgccacctccctccctgctctggctTAAACCATCCGACTACCTTCTCTCTCACTTCTCCCCTCTGGGTCTCTGACACTTCGGCCAACTTGAGCCACTCGTTGTTCCCCTCATCTGTGCCATGTTTTCTTCCCTTATGGGACAAGATTAGtccagaacattttcaccacCTTTATACCCATGTCTTCCAAGTCTGCAGCACTTAATAAGAATTGTAGGCACTTGGTGAGCacttactacgtgccaggcactgtgctgagtgtgtGCAGACATTATATCCTTTGAATCTCACACTGTGCAAGGGACACATTTTTATTAGCCCTCGGACCCTGAGGAGGGATGCTCTGCCTGGATCCCCTCACATCCTTTTCCAGCTCTGCATACTTGCTTGCCTTCCTACCCCGCTTCTGCAGATCGCCCTGCAACTTTCTGAAGATTACCTCTTGCTGGCAGGTGAAGGGAATCCAAAGGGTCTGGGGGTTTtgtgtcctcctcccctccagtgaccaaTGACAGAGGGGACTAGTGTGGGAATACCAGCCTCCTCCCATTGGTGTGGGAATACCAGTCCCCCATTGCCTCCAGGCTGGAGAGACTAGAAAAGGGGATGCAGCCTCCAGGGCTCTCCACAGGATCAGACTGAGCTGGCTTTGTGCCTGTCTCTATCTGGCTCCCCTATTCCCTCACCTGCCCTCCTGGGAGCACTTCTCTGATCAGTCACCTCCTCCCGAGTCCTTGGTTCCTGATCTGGGTCTGGGGGACCCCGACCTAAGACTCTAGCCTGGCTAGCACTAGATACAGATGACATTCAAACCCAAGCAGTCAGATCGAACTCCAGGCAGATTTTAGACTTCTAATCCCTCCATTATGCTGCCTGTCGTGTCGGTGTGATGCTTGTGTGTCAGTGTTCGGTCCCTAGCATTCCGCTAGAAAAGTTACCAGAAGATTTTggagcagtatttttttttttttaagattttatttatttgagagaaagagagagagagagagagagagagagagagagaaagcgcaccAGCatcaggaagggcagagggagagggagaatcagactccccccctcaccccctcccgaGCAGGAGCCCTAGTGGCCCCATCCCAGGGCCCTAAcaaagatcatgccctgagctgaaggcagacacccaactgactgcgccacccaggtgcccccgggtGATACATGTTCGTACTTCTTACCGCGGTAATGGGAATGTTCAAAGTCCCTTGAGTGATGGGTGAAGACGCAGTGAAAACTCTGGCAAGCCTCTCGGCCTTCTTCCTCAAAGCCCCTACGGCCCTTTTGACATACTTGCCTCTACTTGGTGCAGGCATAAAAATTctgttgggggcagccccggtggctcagtggtttagtgccgcctacagcccggggcgtgatcctggagacccaggatcgagtcccacgtcaggctccctgcatggagcctgcttctccctctgcctgtgtctctgcctctctctctcctctctgtgtattctcatgaataaataaataaaatcttaaaaaaaaattctgttggaaGTTCTATTCCCCCTCTAGACTGTTAGACTCCTTATTTCCCAGTAGAGAGCACAGTGTCTAAAATAGGGGTGCTTGATCTTTTGGGATGTGATTCTGCACTATGAAAAGCTAGATTTAGCACCATGGTTCTCAAATACCATTTGCAGAAGCAGCAGctgggggggtgtgtgtgtctcggaatctgcatttttaacaagtgtccaagtgattctgatgcaggtgaTTCTTGATCCATTACTGATAAAACACTAGTTGATTAAGCCCAAATACTCTATAATAATCGAGGAGCATTTATGTTTGTAAATGCTTACTACACAGCATTTACTTTGTGCCTGGCACCattgtaagaaaattaaaaatttaaaaataaaaacttgcgTGATCCACGTCACGATCTTAAGAGATGAAGAGTGCCATTAGCCCAATGTTTACAAATTAGAAAACCGAGGCACAGGAATGCCCAGGAACGTGCCCCATCGCCTACAGCTAGTAGGGCTTTGGACCAGGCGCCCGGGCTCCCGAGGCTGTGCTCCTAACTGCTACCCCACGCCAGCCCATGCACTGACAGGCGTCAGCAGATCCACGTTATTCCCGGCTTTCTTTCTGCTGAGCCCCTCCAAGGAGGCCGAAAGGAAAACAGGACCCCATGGCTGCATGAAACacacaggaaatattttattagctTCCAGATGGAGACCAGGGTAGAGTAAAAATGTTTCAGTAGAAATCCACGGCTCTCCTCAAGGAGCCCACCCGGGCACTCGGGGCGCCCCAGTCGTGGTAGCGCCTGTAGTCCCCCGGCCTCAGCAGGTACTGGCGCCCCCGGTAGTTGGGCAGCTCGTAGAGGACCCAGTAGCCCTCCAGCACGTGGAAGGAGTGGATCTCACTGAAGTGGAAGCGGTCGTGAAGCGAGGAGCAGTCCTCGGTGATCTCTACCATCTGGCCCCGGTAGTCCTCTCGCTCGTAGATCCTGATCCTTTGGGAGCTGGTCTGTGGGTTCGGCCATCAGCAGGTGAGGAAAAGTCAGAAAACCGAGCCGTTAGCAACCAGTCACACATGCTACAGAGGGATTGggcatttctttatcttttctgtatcaaagatgacaaattttaaaagatagccGATGCCAGGGCAGCTGTGTACATTTGAATGGGTTGCGCACTGCAAAACTGAAGAAGCTGAAGAAGGCGTCATTCCTACAGATCAAGTTACCTGTGGTGCTGCCAAGAGTTTCTCAGGCCACAACCTGTATGAACCATCCACACTGGCCGTATTTAGTATCATTCTTAAATAACCATGTGCGTATTGCTGTCGCCTTTATGGGTTTATGGTGGGCTCAAGTGATCCTTGGATGACGTGAGAATAATTAGATacttaaatacaattttagaaagGACCCCTgggaaagaaaattctaattttgaaTCTCAACAGTATTAGAAGAAGCTAGGGGAAGGGAGGTCAAGTTGCTTTTCCTTCAGGTGAAGTCACAGACTAGTGGCAATTCAAGAAGAAGCCCAGCCCGGGCAATCCCTAAtcccttcccttctgccttcagccccgctCCTCTAAGGCCCTGGAAAGCAAGAGGCCACCCAGACACTAGGTTCAGGTGGCAGCTCCAACGGGCCTCCTGCGGATCTGCTGTAGGTAAGAAGCAACACGGAAAGCCCAAGGTCGCGGAGGAGGCCTGCACAGGACCAAGGGGGAATAAAACCTTGAGAAAACCGGAAAGCTAGGCTGTTTGTCCCGAGCAAATCCTGCCTGTCTTTCCGGGAGCACTTGATCTCTCAGCTGCCTTCCAGAGGGCGCCGACGGtctccctgtcttccttctcCCGCCACTGAATGCTCTGGAGGAAAAGTGCTCAGGAGCAACCCCCCTGCGTAGAAAGCACTTCCAAGGGGGCATCTCCGTGGGTGAAGGGCCCACGTGTgcaccacctggtcctcaccaCGGCCCTGCGCACGCGCAGCAGCACCACAGCCTTTGCCTCTTCGACCAGAAGCGGAGGACTAGGGCGCtggcggcccagggcgtgaccctggagacctgggatcgagtcccacgtcgggctccctacatggagcctgcttctccctctgcctgggtctctgcctctctctctctctcataaataaataaataaataaataaataaataaataaaatcttttaaaaagggaaagaaagggcgggggtgggggtgggggcggggagccgggcgcGCGGGCTCCGGGGCTGCTCTGGGCCCCGCGCCGCAGCCCCGGGCCTCCGACTCCGCAAAGCGCTACCTGAGCCGCAGGCCCGTCGCGGTGGGACCGCGGGGTCCCCGACTGCGGGGCCGTCTCAgccgcgggggctgcgggggcggcggGCCTGGCGGGAGCGGCCGGCAGCCCACGGTCGGCTCGGGGTTCGGCGGCACAGGAGGCGGGACTGCGCGTGCGCGGGACCCGACGCTCAGGGCACAGGTGGCCGCCGCGTGCTCGGGGCCGCTCCCAGCCTCGGCCCGACCCCACGAGGCGACAGGTGCAGAAGgagagcggcggcggcggggccagCGGGCCACTGCGGGCCACCTGCGGGCCACCTGCGCGCCACCTGCGCACCACctgcggggcacctgggggccacCTGCGCGCCACCTGTGGGCCACCTGCTGGCCACCTGCGGGCCACCTGGGGGCCACCTGCGGACCACCTGCGCGCTACCTGCGGGCCCCCTTTGCACCACCTGCGGGCCACCTGCGCGCCACCTGCGGGCCGGggagccccgccgccccctccccagggccggCCCCCGCGAGCCGACCCCGCGCCCCTCGTCCCAGCGGAGCGGAGCCGCGGGGCTGCACAGCGGGGTCACCGCTTAGgtcgggggcgcgggcggcggagTCCGA
This genomic window contains:
- the LOC112656470 gene encoding gamma-crystallin F, with product MGKITFYEDRGFQGRHYECSSDCPNLQPYFSRCNSIRVDSGCWMLYEQPNFAGGQYFLRRGDYPDYQQWLGLSDAVRSCRLIPHTSSQRIRIYEREDYRGQMVEITEDCSSLHDRFHFSEIHSFHVLEGYWVLYELPNYRGRQYLLRPGDYRRYHDWGAPSARVGSLRRAVDFY